One Coffea eugenioides isolate CCC68of chromosome 2, Ceug_1.0, whole genome shotgun sequence genomic window, ACTTTTATTCTTTATATGAAGGAGAACTTTCcattttttggaagaaaagcaTAAGCATTCGTGGTGTAAATGTAGTCCTCATAAACTGCGTGCATCGATGATGCAGCTTATAAAAATGGAATAGTACTGAATGAACTAAAGAACTCCTCAATAAAAAGCTAATCACAACTCATATAGCATGCCAAAGCAATTTGAAAAGGAGGTCCTTTGACATGCATTCCCTCAGGTCATGTTATAACATTTTGAACATGAAGCAAAACGCAAATCTGATAATGGATTGCTTATCTTGTACAAGTACTCCATCAGATAAATCTTCTGGTTTTCTGTGTTTATCTAATATGTGTTTTTGGGACTAATACTTTTGCAATAAAAGGtaaatacaaaagaaaatcaaataataagcTGCGTCCAGTAAATGAATTTCAGATTGTATGCAGTCAACCAAACCTGCAGATTCTCCGCCACCTCACGACCAAAAACACTAAAGTCCTTGCCGCACTCGGAGGCGGACTTGGAGTTAGATTTCAACTTCAGCCAGCTAGGTCGATAGCTGCTCAGCAGTCCATGTAGCAGCAATAACAAACAATCGAAAAGACTTTCCCCAGATAAAAGTACAGATGTAGCAGAAGCCTCTGTAAGCGACTCGACATCTCTCTTGGATAAATTCAAAGTTGAACTTGTGGTATGGCCTGCAGCTTCATGGACAACTCTACATCCTAGAAGGCGTAATATAACCGCAGCAAGCATCTGTCTCATACTCTTTCCTGGCTCCCTGACAAGTCCAAAATGAAGCTTATATTAACAATAAGCAATATAGCTAGAGATGATTAGTTTCATCACAGACATGGATGCATTCAGCATAACCAAGATATATGGTAAATCAACGCGCTCAACATTAAAGAATGGGGGACATAGTACATGCACAAGTTATTGGCAGAAAAAATCCTTCCTAGAGTTAGAAAACTTGCACAATACCTTCTACCATTGACCAGTAATTGAAATTTCCCTTCCGTAAACTGTCCTTTATCCATGTGACATATTAACTTCATCATCAATCAAAACTATTTTTAACCTTAAAGTTTCAAATAAATAACGCCCAGGCATTTGCTTCATATTAGTAAAATCTGGATAGGAGAACATGCATGGAAAGATTCCGTCTTAAACAAAATTCAGCTGGAGCATGCAAAAGCAATTCAGGACTTTTATATTGAGAATGGTCTCCAAGAAGGGGTAATATGCCCTCATGAACAAATTGTGTAATCAGTTTACAGAATTACCCATCAGTGCACATAGTAGGAAGTAGTCTTAGGAGAAACTGCAAGCGCAATGACATGGAAGCTCGCAACCCCGCAGGGGAAGATGGTACTCCATCAGCTGGTCCCGCAGGTCGTCTGGAATTGGATAATCCAGGACTCCCACCTCTCATACCTTTTCGGCTATTGCCCTTGCTTGCTGGGCTTTCTGCTCCAGATGCAACTGATCCAACAGATTTAGCTGCTCCATGAGAAAGTACATTTATCTGCTGCTCAATGTTATTCATCTGTTTGATCATGTCGTTTGCAAAGGTGTTTCTTGAGGCATCAGAGCCTTGATCCACACAAGGGAGAACTAATTCAATAAATGCTCTCTCTGTCACATGCTGCTGACTCACCAAGAAACCTTCAACATCCACAACTTGAGTGGATCCTCTTCCAGGAAATCTCACATCTGAACCTTCATCAACCACCTCACCTTCTTCAAGAGAGGCGACTTCAAACTTCCTCTTGCTTCCCCTTGTTTTCCGCGAATCAGAGTTTGAATCACACCACCCCCATGGCTTCCAGAACTGCAGTTTAGTTGATAGATGTTCTTTTTCAGCATTAATGATAAGCCGTTGCCGAATTGATTTCCTTCCATAAAGAACATCAGTGCCCCCAAGAAGCCATTTAGTTTGCATTAGCATTTGGTCCTCAAGTGACCTTCCAAAAAGGTGCACAACCTCAGAAAAGAGTGAAGCAGCATCTGGTCTGGCAAGTAACCTCATTACAACGAGTTCAACAAAGCTGCTCTCTTTCTCAGAAACTGCAACCTTGTCAGCATTTGGTGAAACTGATTTAATAGCCTCAGCCAAAGGGGCTTCATTTTTCAGTTTATCAATGACTGTTTGTTCATTCAAAAGAAGCCTAAGCTCAACCCACTGCCAGTGAAATTTTGCAGGTTGTAATGTATCCAAAACATGCACAAGCTTATCTCTGAAATTTGCATCCTTCTCCTGATAATAGTTCTTTAGGCCACCTTGCCCTTGCATCCTATTACCGTCCTCTGGTTTAAGCAATGACTGTGGCATTCTACAGTCAATAAGGGCATTTAAGAAAAGCCGTGCCCTGAGAGGAACAAAGGCCATGGATTTGTAAAGAACGTCTGCACTATGTGATTCCAGTAAGGCTGCAAACTCAGAATCAATGGCATCTGCAGCTATGAGATCATAAAGGCCATGAGTGTCTCGCAGGCACACATCACGGAACGGAAGGTGCTTTAATGCATCACCTATCGCCAATGCTAAGGACTGATACAATTGTTGGAGGTCATCACGCAAGCCAACACCAGTATTAAAAATTAATCCTTTCCATATGACAAATGCAAATATAGAATAGGCAGGCGGAAAGACCAAGTTCAGAGGAAGTGCTCTCTGCATTCTAGAGAGACCTACAACTGACGCTTCACCCAAGAGCTCCACAATAAATCCATCAGAAACAGTTCTGCAATTACCTACAAGCACTCGAAACCAGTGGGTGGAAACTTCAACCAAATTATCCAGCTTCGGAGCCCCAATGGAACGAGCACTCCCGTTTGAGTTGGATTTCAAACTCCTGAAAAAGTGAATTGGATCAAGCCCTTCCCTTAATCTGAAGAGAGTAACCATTCTCTCAAGGCTAGTAACTCCCTGAAGAAGTGCCCCAACAAGAAGTGCAGAAATAGCTCCAGCAATTTTTGCCCCTCGTCCAAGTACACTTTTAACAGAACTATTCAAGGTTTCATAGGAGTTTGAACTAGAATCATGGGATTCAGGAGATGGATGAAATTGAGTGCGAGGAGCCTTTCCTGGCACAAACACTTGAGCAAGGGCAGTAGAAGCTTCAACTGCAAGAGCAACCTCAAAGACACGACTCTGACGCTCACCAAGTGCATCCTTCAGCAGGCACAAGCAAGTTGTATGGATGCGTAAAATGCGTCGAGCAAAATGCATTGAACTGGATGTGGACTGGAAATTTAGGTGATTGCCAGCAGTTAAGTCAGGAATTTTAGCAATAACCAGTCCAACATTACTGACAATTGCAGAAATAGCAGAGGATACCAAAGTAGGATCACCTTCCTGAGCAGCACCACCAGTTTGCCTCATGCACTCCATTAATCCCATTACTATTTGTTGAGCTATTTGATAACCATCATCCAAGTTTTCCAAGACAGGGCTTTTTACTGTACCAGGCCCAAAaagctttctttctttgccACAAAAGTACTGAAAAACttcatcaacttgcctttgtaCTATATCTCTCATTGTCAAAGCAACTCTGGACACCCGTACACCACTTATCTTGTGACGGAAAAAATCATCAAGATCTTCAACTCCTGCAGGAACTCCAAGTGGGAAGCCAAACTCCGCATCAGGCAATCTTCCAGATTCAAGCTCAGAAATGAGTCTTTTATCATAAGATGATTTAAGGTTTTTCTCCCAATCAACAACACTAGCCACGTTTCCGTACTTCTTCACCAAATTTCTTGCATAAACCAAAGCTGAAGAACCTGAAACCCTTCCGGTAGAGGCCATTGTGGCTGCAACTCGATGCATTGCAGCTTTCAAGGTTTCAGGAACAAGATCTGCGGCTACGATTATATTTTCATACCTAAAACAGAACAGTATAAATAGTTCACTTCATCACCCTCACGCATTATATATCTTCATTGAAAGATGTATACCAACcagaaactcaagttttatcATAGTTTTGAGAAAGGATGGACTTTATTATCTATAAATCAGAACTATGAAATTTGGTATTGGAAGCAGACAATGCAACAGGGAGTACAATGCTTGAGCTTATATTCAATGGCTTCAAATGTCAAATGCTTccacaaaataaaaagaataaaaatcaccaaagttttaagaaaaaatactACTACCCAGGTCTTAAGAATTATTTATCACATGAAGATGTCCTGATATATTTTAACACCAAATGAAGCCACAGTTAAAACTTTTCGCAAGAGCAAACTTAGACATCACAATCTCCAACAACTTTCTCATTCCCTAAAATCAACTTCAAAGTTTTCATATGCTTTCTAAACCACTaaatccaaaaatcaagatgaaaatggaaaaatgtaGGGCCCAATAACACAAACTGTCTCAGGGAATCTAATATATATGTTCAATATGAAaacaaaagtttttcaaattttgtcacAAATAGAGAGATCCTGCCAAAACATGATTCAAAAGAGAGGCGTGTTGGAAAATGCATGGATAGTTGTTTGTACATAAGTAGAAGCTGCAGTAGTCCAGAAGGAGAAGCAGAAAAGCACAAAGCATAGACAACAACTCGTCAAAGAAATgcaattcaaaatcaatatcaACTAACAATCTACAGTAACAAAACCTTCATAACCCAAATTCTGTTTGAAAATACTTGAATGGCTAGTTTGAGAGTTTATGATATAAAAAAGGAGTTTGGGGGGGACCTAATGTatcagagaaaagaaaagaagagaagagatCATAATGTTGTTTGGGGATTTAAGAAAGAAATGGAATGATTTTGGATACACATGTCATTAAAATTTTGTTTAGTAGTCATCCAAGGACAGAACTGATCCTTTAAAAGATTTACAAGGCTTTCCCCAACTTTCCATCCAAATCAGCCCATAAATGGgtggaaaaatttttaaactgtAGCAACAAAATTCATCCGTCTCAATCCAGCTAAATCCGTTCTTTTCTGTCTTTGAAGAAACTGGCAAGTGAATGAAAAGTTTCCATTTCTctcactttcttttcttctctcatCCAATCCTACCTCACAAAACAAACTGTAAACGAGAGGCCCATTTGGATTGGGTGTTCTTTGGGGTGTTACTATAAACCTTTACTGTTAATAACGTTACTTAAAAACATACTGGAATAGGTGTTGTTAGGGAGTTTTTTAAGGTGTTTTATGCACCGCCAGATCCCATCTCCACAACCCTGCCACCTCCCCCTTCTCCGcttcctcctccctcctccctACCTGCAAAACTCGTCCTCCCCCTGGCCCTCCCCTCCCCCTTCCCCCAccccaacaaaacaaaaactgcCTCCTGCCCCTCCCCGTTCTCACCTTCCCTCCCCAGCAACCACTACCAGACCAGATCTGGTCATTAAAGAAGCAGGCCTGAAGGAAGGGGATACCCCCCCCCCCGGGGTGGGGTGGGGGTGGAAGAAAGGGGAAGGGTAGCAGTGGGTGGCAGGGGTTGGTGGCAGACAGATAATGGGTGATGAGTGTGTGCAAGTGTCACTCTTTGGGttattttttgtgcattttttagttttttttttaagtgtctTTTGGGGGTATTACTGttggttcttttttttcttttaatcttgTTTGGGGGTATTCTGAAATATGCTAATGTAAAAGGTTAGTTAATCACATTATCCAAATCCCTTCAGAAATGGTAACTCATAAGTAGTTTATCTATCTAGGAccagaaagaaaattttgtgaaaaagtcAAATTATTAGATGGTGCAAAGTGGTCAATGTCACAACGTTGTCCAAGACCTTCACTACTATAGGTCAATAAAGAAGAATCAAGCTAACAATAAAGCCTACTAGGAAACAGCCCTAACAACTTGAGAGACCTTGATAAATTTTAATAGAAACAAAGACCGATGTCtaattttaactttatttgggaaaatgaaAAGTTCAAGTGGTGCCTCTGTAGTTGGATTTTCAACCTTTGAACCATCCTTGAGTAATAGATTGAAGATAATTTTATCAGAAGTGAGTATACCCAAGGATACTGGATAGTTAAGAACCAGGGGCTTCACAAATTAGGTAGGAACCTGTTAGGTTATTTACACAATCACAAAAACCACACAGGGTCACTTGACTAGTATAAACACTGCAAACCATTTTCTAGAAGGTAAGGATAGGGAAATCTAATGATATTCAAACATAAAACACTAATGCAGGAGGCAATATAGCAAGCAATGCACACAAAAAATCACAACAGTCAGCAAAATAATTCAAAGCCAAGCTGACAAAATGACTTGAGAAAACCAAGAGCACACCTCCTAATAGATGATACAAGAAATGCCTCCCCGACTTCACAAACAACATTCTCCGTATTTCTTGGAAGCATTAAGATGTTCCGACCAGCGTGGATGGAAGCAGCAGGGCTGCTAAGAGCTTTTGGCAGCAACCAGAGAAGAAACCTGGCAGCAGATACTAATTCATTAGAAACATCCATCAGATACAAAATCATAGATAATTCATCTTCACCAAGCTTCCATCGCACAGAGTTTGCATCATCAACAGCAGAATATGGTCTGCCATATTGACCAACTTTTGCTGCAGTCTTTTCAGCTTCTTCAACAAGATGCTTTACAACACTTATCAACCATAACATCACAGTTCTCTTCTCCACAAGTCGCATCTTTTTCAGAACTTTTCCAATTGAAACAATGTCACTACCATATGCCATTCTGATCCCATCCCCAGATTTTGGAGCATCACCTTCAACACCAGTTCTATGGTGTGGGCAGTTCACCCTATTATCACAAACATGACTTGTGGAAGCCCCTTGGCTACCTTCAATTCTAGCAGCTGCTAACTGTGCAAGGCTTTGTGTTTTACGAACACCCTTTTGCCTCCCCCTTCCAGATTGCTTGGCTTGCTTAGGAGGTGGATCCATTTTGTCGAGAGACTTCGGGCCCCTCCTCAGCCACCATATATCTTCATCATCCAATGCATTGGATAAAAATCCCTGTGGGTATGAGCTCCTATCTTCACTCAACTTTTGTCTCTTCACCCTTCTACACTCTTCACATCCAGGTGTTCCTTCACCAATATCGATCTTGGTAATAGAAGATCCCGTAGATCTCTTAAAACCCCCAACAAAATTTTCTAGTCCACTGTCACTTGACAGTGATGAACTAGGAAGCTGCAGCAACATTACTATTGAAGCCTTTAGATCTTCAAGCTCAACAACTTGATCAACATTTTTGGTAGTTAAACTGGATATCCCCTGAAGAGATCTCCACTGATCAACAGAAGAAGGAGATGCACTGCCACCTCCTGAGTTATAATAATGCTTTTGTTTCTGCCAAGAGCTGCCAGAACTCTTATGGCAATCAAGCAGGCCACGAAGTACCAAGCGACGCTCATTTGCATATGTATTAATCACCTCCAAAAGCATTGCTCCTTCAAGAACCTGTGCTTCTTCGAGAGCATCATGTACATAGGAACTAGGAAGCTGCTTCAAAATTCTATGATGTCTCTTCCGTCTCTCCAGGTCAACTGAAATCCCATTCCCATCCATGATTCCACTAACAATTAATTGCCTCACATAAGCCTGGGGATAGAAGATACCAGCCCTCACAAGTTCCATTATGAGTAGTTGAAGCCGCTTGACGCCTTCTCCACTGTGTACTTCATGTTGATCAATCCAGCAGACAATAATGTCATGTAAAGGGCTCGGGCTTTCAAAAATATTTGACAAATGTCTAGTTTTCCCACTCTTTAAACTGTATTTATTTTGTTCACAAGCATTGCCAACAGGAAACCTGCCTGGATAATTATTCTGCAAATCAGGATCTTTGGCTAGAGTATCAGGAGCAAGGCTACTCTCGTTCTTGCCCTGAGACAAGCTTTGCATCTCTCTCCTCTTGAGCTGCAAAATCCGTATAGCAATATATATCTGAGAGAGGTCTTTTCTCCCAGTGAACTTCTGGCCTGATGGTGGGCCAGTGCGAAAATCCCTAAAATCACAAGTTGcccactcacaaatgaaaaagaTAGAGGAAATAAATGACAAGGTCACTGCTCCAATATACTTGAGCGATGACCGTAGACACAAACTCACTTCAGCAATCCAACGTTCATCAACAGCTCCATCACAAAGATTTTCAAAAAGAAGTTTATATGCCACTGACACATCTCCGTGAATAAGAGATTTATCTAATGCCAGTAAAGCTTTAGCTACATTTTGACTTGGATGTCCCGGTCTGGCAGCCTTTGCAAGGTTTTCTGCACGTTTCTGAATAGATGAAACAATACAGTTTATGGTCAAAGAGTCAGGGTGAACCTCAACACCCTTGTCTCTCTGCAAGCAGGCTACTTCAAGGGGACCAGTTTTCATGTTGCTTTCATCTTCAGCTATCTTCAACAAAAAACTCCCATCATTGACCACATTAGTTACCAAACACAATGGTAAGGGAAAGCAATCCAAAGCAACAAAAGTATCAGGAACAGCAATTATCAAATAATGAAGCATCTCAACAAGAGCAGACATGGTATAAGCCCTTCGGGAATTATCTACAAGATCAGACCCACCAGGAGAAGGTTCTTGAATAAAACGCATAGCTATGCCAACCAGAGTTCGCACGTAGGTCTGACATAATACGACGGCTTCGATTACACCATATATTACAGGCAGTAACAACTGCAAAATCCCAAGACGCTCTTTTTCCTGGGAAggcaaaaaaatgaaattaccaACAAAAGTATTACCAGTTGATGAATTTAATCAAAgtacaaaatattcaaaatcaTATGTAGAATACCTGCAGTTGATTAAAAACCCAATCAATAATGAGAGATGGAACAATCAGTCCTTCTGCATGGTGCCATTGTAAGAGCCTAACCACATACCACCACTTAAAATGCAAAGAAGGCTCATCAGCATCAGTAGAAGTAGAAGCAGCATCATTTCGATGTTGTAGGGTCCCAGGATAAACCATTTGTGGTGATCGATCCCTAATATGCAGAGTggaatgaaaattatttttcgaAACAAACTCATCCAAGAGCGCCTGGAGGTAATCTATGATATCTTTTGTCCACTGCTCTGATCGGGAAAACTGCGTTTTGTCAGGCACACCACCAGACAAATTGGAAGAGCCAGGCCGTACCTGCAAGGTTAAACCATAATCTGCTAAGTTCAACagtatataataaaaaaataataattccATAACAATATTGCATGGAGGGATACTCAATACCTGATTAAGATAAGTCACTTTCACAAACCAAGTAGCTCTGAGTAGTGGAACATTATTCCTAATGAGAACTTCAAGAAGAGATTTCCTCCGGTAACCATGAGGAACATGATCAGCCAAAGAACACAATCTTTTATGCGGTTGAGATAATCCCTGGGAAAATGTTCAAATAATGAGCTAGCAGACACTAGGGTTACAAAAGAAAAGAGCTTTAACACAAGAAACTCATGCATCTGCATAGGATATACAGTTGCTCAAGTTAGAGTTTTAACCTCAAAAACATGCCAATGAATAGCGTATTTTGTTGGGTAGATAAGTCCCTGGAGCTGTaccaagagttgccggcttttggtATTAGTTCTGGGATTAGGTTTATTTCATTCGACAAAAGTCAATTGCTTTGAGTCGGAAAAAGACAAACTGCTCGTTAGGATTAGCATGCTTAGTTCATGTGCCGGGGTTCTTAGCTTAGGTTGGGAACACCTAGAGTAGTTTATCCCACATCGGGTTGGGGGGGTTGGGTTAGTTGGGTAGATAAGTCCCTGGAGCTGTaccaagagttgccggcttttggtATTAGTTCTGGGATTAGGTTTATTTCATTCGACAAAAGTCAATTGCTTTGAGTCGGAAAAAAAATAGCGTATTTTGTTTACTAGTCAAGTAAATCCCTTCCCCTTCTGTATAACCCTACAGGTCACCCCAAAGCTTCATTATGCATTTCATCTTCTCCATAGGGAATGAAATATGGAGGAAGCATTTAACAGTGGCAACAGATGTATCAAAGCAGGTCTCCAGGACCGTTCAAATATGGACCTAAGTACACTAGAAAGGCCTAAACATGGCTTTTGGACACAAGACTCTACATATCCTTTACAGTCAGTTTCAATGTTGCCCTTGCAAATGCATATCCAATTTTTCAATGTAAAAAATACTACAATCATATATTTTCCAAATGTATATCATATTTTACTCATGTAACACTACCTTTTTTTAGTGTGCATCTGTGTGTGTTTTATAGTTTATAAACAACATGTCCACCATCTACTTTTACAACAGACACAGGAGGATAATTAAAGACAACAATGGGAATGAATCTTTTGTCACTGTGGTATCATCCACATAAGGAACTAACATTCAACCAAAATGTTAGTAGCTAAGCTCttttcaaaagttttaaaattgtCTGTGCCTCCTTCAGTCCTTGATTGATTTATTAAGCTCATTTTCAATAAATTCCCAGTGGTTCTGCTTATAACAATGGGATAGCCATCATGAATTAAAACTTTAAACTTGGAGGGTTTGCACCCAATATTCTTTTCATTCAATATACAAAAATTCAGGTTATTCAATCCCCTAAAATAGCAAGCCAATGAGCAACACTGATTTTGTGGTACGACCATATACCCTATAGGATCTGAGTGACAGGCATAAATAGAAGAACTTCCAACATGTTTCAGGTTTGCATAGAATAAAAACACAAGTGTCGGCCCTGTTTACATCCATATAAACAACTAACATGCATAGGTAATGACTGACAGAATAAATTGTTAGAGTATAAGCAATATTAATTCCAGCTAACTAGGACACTGCACGTCAAATTTAATTCCAGCTAACTAGCACACTTTAACATGCATAGGGCATAAATGTTTGTTCATAATCTATGACAATTCAGACTCAAATGATTGAAATATATCAACGTCAACTAGAATTACACTTTTATTAGTTCTACAGGAGCCATATGCACAATAGTCATCTTCAACAATATTTTCTGTTACTTATTCTTAAGAATAAACTCCTACTAACTGTCATAAACCACAATGTAAAACTACGAATGTCTAGAACATGATAACACCAATCCAACACCCAGCTCATCCTGTAGACTTCAGTACTAAAAGGAAATAAACACATTCTCGCACTAGCATATGCAAGAAAGCCATATCCATGAACACACAAACCCAGATGCAGAAAAATACTTAGTGGAGACTAACCTCAATCCATTTCTTTCGAAACTCTTCACCACATGGTTTTTGCTCAGGAAAGGGGCCAGGTTTACTTAAAAGTGAACCTGAAAGAGGCACACCATAAACTTGGCCCGCCTGCAAAAATAGGCGCATTTATCCATTTTATGCTTTCAAAATACTTTATTACAACAATCACAACAATTTCCATAATCGTCCTGATAAGTAATAAGTAGACAGGCTAAACCACCAAGAAGTAAACATTAATTCAAAAAAGATAGAGATGGACAATTTTCCCACATTTCAGGAGACATGCAGGACAGGTTTTTATTTTAGCCAAGATCAATATAATCAGCTCATCCATCAAAAAGTCAGGAGGAAAAACAGCATCACCTTTCGTTTTTGTGCACGGGACTCATTAATAGCCCTGTGACATTTTCTTATTGACTGCAAAAGAGCACAGAAACAAAGAGAGACGGTATCAGGCAAGCATTACTTCCAAGTCTAATGAATACCAAGCCTACAAATGTGTAGCTCGTTGAAAATAAAAGGGGAGACCGGTGACACCATTAAACACAGAACAATTACCTCCTTGCACTTGAGGATGACTGGCTTTGTAAAAGTCTGAATTTGTGATAATGAAGTCTCTCTATTTTCCTGGAAACATTAGTGAAGACATATCCCTACTGAGGTACCAACtccaataaaagaaaaaataaagattgCAATAATCATATCCATACAACCATAAAATTCTAAATAGAAGACACCCAAAAAGTTACCTCAATCCCTTCAACCGTCTCCCTATAACCAGACTGCACATAGTCCCTGGTCAACGTCTCCTCAGGACAAGTAGGAGTCTGGAGGTGAAAGTCAGGCAGCCCGAGTCTGTCAAATGGTACCCAATTAATAAGTTAACACTGGTTGTCATTGATGATGATGGTACATATAGAAACAATCTCAGATGAAAGGACAAAAGATCTACAGTGGGCAATCATAATTTCAACAGAAATTACCTGGAATTCAATGGTTCTTTATCACACCTCAGTTTATATGGAGTTAAAGGTAACGGTCGCCTGAAGGAGCAATATTAAAATCATTAAGCATGTCAGCAGTattttaattggaaaaactaaCCCATTTATCTCTTAGGAGCAAAATAAATAGGGGAAactaaaaaccctaattcagtTACAGTATAATTGAAATAGCAGAATGAAGCTAAACAATTAGAGAATAAAATATATTATCTTGAAATCTGTTTTAACATTGAGAGAGATGGGTTCTCTAGATATGTGCCAAATGCAACCACTTGAAAAAAGTTAATCAGACACATTACCCCAAGTCAATGACTACAGAAGAGTAAGTCAGCAAGACTAATCTGGAAATTATACAGGATTTTGCACACTAACATCCAACTAAAGGCATTTCCCATACAAGAAAGCGAGCTGCTAACTTATATAGAGAATTATTAATATGCTATGACTATGAAGCCAATTTCTGCAGATATGAAAGAACCATAGGACAAGATGCCTCGAGTTAAGAAGACAAAAGAGCAAGGGAGCAAGATTTTTAAAGAAATAGTCGTGGACCAAAATAATTCCAACTAGAGGCTACTTGCCATACCCGCAACCATCATCAAAATTTTATACACTTCTTTTAAAGgaatcaaaaagaaagaaaacatcaCCACGATAACAGTAACATGATTAAGATATTTGAACAGCTCAATCACAAGCAATAATGAGTTCCAAAGCACTACAAACTGAAACATCTTATCATCACGTTACCAGCAGACAACAATGTTGATTCATCAGGACTCCGAGATAACAACGTTGATTCATCAGTTCTTTACAAATCATAGTAGCAATCTATTCAAATCGGtgcaattttaattttaaaccaagcctaaaatttttttaattaccCCATTTTAAAAAAAGGCTAAGTACAGTAAATATCCTTAAACCAGGTGTATGTGATATAATTAGTTTTCACTGATGTGACTGCTTCTACCTCTCCTTTGCTTTAATCACCATACaattaaataaagaaatttCAAGCACCCTTACAAGATACATTTTTCTAAGCGAaaccctttccttttgtttctcatCCCTCTTGAAACAGAACATTAGACTTTCATTTCCATTCTAAGTCAAAACACAACGAGTGAGTATTACAATCTTCTCTTTTCCATTGCTTTCTTTCCA contains:
- the LOC113762237 gene encoding mediator of RNA polymerase II transcription subunit 12: MQRYHAASCTSAVNNTAIGGSARDVSRAESSSIPSNFSLNSRRPLPLTPYKLRCDKEPLNSRLGLPDFHLQTPTCPEETLTRDYVQSGYRETVEGIEENRETSLSQIQTFTKPVILKCKESIRKCHRAINESRAQKRKAGQVYGVPLSGSLLSKPGPFPEQKPCGEEFRKKWIEGLSQPHKRLCSLADHVPHGYRRKSLLEVLIRNNVPLLRATWFVKVTYLNQVRPGSSNLSGGVPDKTQFSRSEQWTKDIIDYLQALLDEFVSKNNFHSTLHIRDRSPQMVYPGTLQHRNDAASTSTDADEPSLHFKWWYVVRLLQWHHAEGLIVPSLIIDWVFNQLQEKERLGILQLLLPVIYGVIEAVVLCQTYVRTLVGIAMRFIQEPSPGGSDLVDNSRRAYTMSALVEMLHYLIIAVPDTFVALDCFPLPLCLVTNVVNDGSFLLKIAEDESNMKTGPLEVACLQRDKGVEVHPDSLTINCIVSSIQKRAENLAKAARPGHPSQNVAKALLALDKSLIHGDVSVAYKLLFENLCDGAVDERWIAEVSLCLRSSLKYIGAVTLSFISSIFFICEWATCDFRDFRTGPPSGQKFTGRKDLSQIYIAIRILQLKRREMQSLSQGKNESSLAPDTLAKDPDLQNNYPGRFPVGNACEQNKYSLKSGKTRHLSNIFESPSPLHDIIVCWIDQHEVHSGEGVKRLQLLIMELVRAGIFYPQAYVRQLIVSGIMDGNGISVDLERRKRHHRILKQLPSSYVHDALEEAQVLEGAMLLEVINTYANERRLVLRGLLDCHKSSGSSWQKQKHYYNSGGGSASPSSVDQWRSLQGISSLTTKNVDQVVELEDLKASIVMLLQLPSSSLSSDSGLENFVGGFKRSTGSSITKIDIGEGTPGCEECRRVKRQKLSEDRSSYPQGFLSNALDDEDIWWLRRGPKSLDKMDPPPKQAKQSGRGRQKGVRKTQSLAQLAAARIEGSQGASTSHVCDNRVNCPHHRTGVEGDAPKSGDGIRMAYGSDIVSIGKVLKKMRLVEKRTVMLWLISVVKHLVEEAEKTAAKVGQYGRPYSAVDDANSVRWKLGEDELSMILYLMDVSNELVSAARFLLWLLPKALSSPAASIHAGRNILMLPRNTENVVCEVGEAFLVSSIRRYENIIVAADLVPETLKAAMHRVAATMASTGRVSGSSALVYARNLVKKYGNVASVVDWEKNLKSSYDKRLISELESGRLPDAEFGFPLGVPAGVEDLDDFFRHKISGVRVSRVALTMRDIVQRQVDEVFQYFCGKERKLFGPGTVKSPVLENLDDGYQIAQQIVMGLMECMRQTGGAAQEGDPTLVSSAISAIVSNVGLVIAKIPDLTAGNHLNFQSTSSSMHFARRILRIHTTCLCLLKDALGERQSRVFEVALAVEASTALAQVFVPGKAPRTQFHPSPESHDSSSNSYETLNSSVKSVLGRGAKIAGAISALLVGALLQGVTSLERMVTLFRLREGLDPIHFFRSLKSNSNGSARSIGAPKLDNLVEVSTHWFRVLVGNCRTVSDGFIVELLGEASVVGLSRMQRALPLNLVFPPAYSIFAFVIWKGLIFNTGVGLRDDLQQLYQSLALAIGDALKHLPFRDVCLRDTHGLYDLIAADAIDSEFAALLESHSADVLYKSMAFVPLRARLFLNALIDCRMPQSLLKPEDGNRMQGQGGLKNYYQEKDANFRDKLVHVLDTLQPAKFHWQWVELRLLLNEQTVIDKLKNEAPLAEAIKSVSPNADKVAVSEKESSFVELVVMRLLARPDAASLFSEVVHLFGRSLEDQMLMQTKWLLGGTDVLYGRKSIRQRLIINAEKEHLSTKLQFWKPWGWCDSNSDSRKTRGSKRKFEVASLEEGEVVDEGSDVRFPGRGSTQVVDVEGFLVSQQHVTERAFIELVLPCVDQGSDASRNTFANDMIKQMNNIEQQINVLSHGAAKSVGSVASGAESPASKGNSRKGMRGGSPGLSNSRRPAGPADGVPSSPAGLRASMSLRLQFLLRLLPTMCTDGEPGKSMRQMLAAVILRLLGCRVVHEAAGHTTSSTLNLSKRDVESLTEASATSVLLSGESLFDCLLLLLHGLLSSYRPSWLKLKSNSKSASECGKDFSVFGREVAENLQNDLNRMHMPDHIRWRIQTAMPILLPSVRCSISCQPPSISPASIAALQSSNQISVLQPHNSILSQRNPVSLVRTVANMAGKAKQLPLQDLDLEIDPWTLLEDGTGVQSSSNSAAIGGSDHANLRASNWLKGAIRVRRTDLTYIGAIDEDS